The following proteins are co-located in the Patescibacteria group bacterium genome:
- a CDS encoding glycosyl hydrolase codes for MDENKQNGSRVWLWVFVSLLVLIVAGFLIWFFVVKDRSGNEKNSTSTAASATASSGAPVSISQKILTNKFGWLGGGAEDDGSTIIDRGGAWVRPHPGSFVWDAMQKSASSEIDFTLADQEIQNYSKNNVAIMVTIWPFADWDQQKLTNPVACKVGDNDEFLSKNDKKGRGAYIPQYRCNPSDWVAYQTFVQKIVERYDGDGVNDMPGLVMPVKYWEVMNEPDLQYQNNLPQAGESSLNFYKQGPDEYAQLLVKTYQAVKKSDTNANVLIAGAAGADSRMLNFYRQVFTNAEALTSFDIGNVHCISNDRMTHDFNVAAYKKMLSDAGVTAKPIWVTEAEAFYGTTGEENYQSTKTSVSGAIAAGAERIFFTRYTFDDFRTDMSKTNSGGTFPSAEKYLEIIQANN; via the coding sequence ATGGATGAAAATAAACAAAATGGTTCAAGGGTATGGTTGTGGGTGTTCGTCTCTTTACTTGTACTAATAGTCGCCGGATTTTTAATCTGGTTTTTTGTTGTCAAAGACCGGTCAGGCAACGAGAAAAATAGCACCTCTACCGCTGCATCCGCAACCGCCAGCTCAGGCGCGCCTGTATCAATATCACAAAAGATTTTGACAAATAAATTTGGTTGGTTAGGTGGTGGCGCTGAAGACGATGGGTCGACGATTATCGATCGAGGAGGTGCGTGGGTTCGGCCGCACCCCGGTTCGTTTGTATGGGATGCAATGCAGAAATCAGCTAGTAGCGAGATCGATTTTACCCTAGCCGATCAAGAAATCCAGAATTATTCGAAAAATAATGTGGCAATAATGGTAACAATCTGGCCGTTTGCAGATTGGGATCAACAAAAACTTACCAACCCCGTAGCCTGCAAAGTTGGTGATAATGATGAGTTTTTGTCTAAGAATGATAAAAAGGGTCGCGGAGCATATATTCCCCAGTATCGATGTAATCCGAGCGACTGGGTAGCGTACCAAACTTTTGTGCAAAAAATTGTAGAGCGGTACGACGGCGATGGGGTAAACGATATGCCCGGGCTGGTAATGCCGGTAAAGTACTGGGAAGTAATGAATGAGCCCGATTTACAATATCAAAACAATCTACCGCAGGCAGGTGAAAGTAGTCTGAATTTTTATAAACAAGGACCAGATGAATACGCTCAGTTGCTAGTTAAAACATACCAAGCGGTAAAGAAATCTGACACAAATGCGAACGTTTTAATCGCTGGCGCGGCAGGTGCAGATAGCCGGATGCTGAATTTTTATCGTCAAGTATTTACTAACGCTGAAGCGTTGACGTCGTTTGATATCGGCAACGTTCATTGCATTTCTAATGATCGTATGACTCATGATTTTAATGTGGCTGCGTACAAAAAAATGCTCTCAGATGCTGGTGTGACAGCCAAGCCAATTTGGGTCACAGAAGCCGAGGCATTTTACGGTACTACCGGGGAAGAAAATTACCAAAGTACTAAGACTAGCGTGTCTGGTGCGATTGCGGCTGGAGCCGAGCGCATTTTCTTTACCCGTTATACGTTTGATGATTTCCGCACAGACATGAGCAAGACTAATAGCGGCGGTACTTTCCCTAGCGCCGAGAAATATCTAGAAATTATTCAAGCTAATAACTAA
- a CDS encoding HNH endonuclease, with protein MENKRRPPVSAKKRLQILQRDNFTCRSCGKSPSLYPELEIDAVKLEADHIKPFSKGGSGDLNNYQTLCLLCNRGKGNVEQLNITVKNKIDMLLNQINPEIVRVLLVSNRVVVVSNDTDFQELIRLNSLCNSYSIQALPNTINGYQAGHSLGIYTVRDNYAGKVNFIIINSEPGPE; from the coding sequence ATGGAGAATAAGCGCCGGCCACCTGTTTCGGCCAAAAAAAGATTACAAATTTTGCAACGGGATAATTTTACTTGTCGGTCTTGTGGCAAGTCTCCTTCTTTATACCCTGAGTTGGAGATCGACGCGGTCAAACTGGAGGCTGACCACATTAAGCCTTTCTCCAAGGGGGGATCGGGAGATCTGAATAACTATCAAACCCTGTGTCTATTATGCAATCGAGGAAAAGGCAATGTCGAACAGCTGAATATCACCGTCAAGAATAAGATTGACATGTTACTTAATCAAATTAATCCTGAAATAGTACGAGTACTGCTGGTATCTAACCGAGTAGTAGTCGTCTCAAACGATACGGATTTTCAAGAATTAATCAGACTCAACAGTCTGTGTAACTCATATTCTATTCAAGCTCTCCCAAACACGATAAATGGCTATCAAGCCGGGCATAGCCTTGGGATATACACTGTGCGAGATAATTATGCTGGAAAAGTAAACTTTATTATTATAAATTCTGAGCCGGGCCCGGAATGA
- a CDS encoding 8-oxo-dGTP diphosphatase, which produces MMKNATLVFLIKRDGGKITQICLAMKKRGFGVNRWNGVGGKIDEGETVEQAAIREAKEEIDVDVKDLDKVAEIDFTFPHKPEWNQIVYAYLCEKWTGEPTESEEMSPKWFEVNKLPYKEMWPDDIFWLPQVIEGKKLKAKFVFGEGDTVLEKEVDIVKGF; this is translated from the coding sequence ATGATGAAAAATGCTACGTTGGTATTTCTAATCAAACGTGATGGGGGAAAGATAACCCAAATTTGTCTGGCGATGAAAAAGCGCGGGTTCGGGGTTAATCGTTGGAACGGGGTTGGTGGCAAAATTGACGAAGGTGAGACGGTGGAACAAGCTGCTATTAGAGAAGCCAAAGAAGAAATTGATGTTGATGTAAAAGATTTAGACAAAGTTGCGGAAATAGATTTTACTTTTCCGCATAAACCGGAGTGGAATCAAATTGTCTATGCTTATTTGTGCGAAAAGTGGACAGGGGAGCCAACCGAATCTGAAGAGATGTCTCCAAAATGGTTTGAGGTAAATAAGCTACCATATAAAGAAATGTGGCCAGACGATATTTTTTGGTTGCCGCAGGTAATAGAGGGCAAAAAGCTAAAAGCCAAGTTTGTCTTTGGTGAGGGCGACACGGTGCTAGAAAAAGAAGTTGATATCGTTAAGGGATTTTAA
- a CDS encoding histidine phosphatase family protein: protein MSINITYFVHGTTTDNEKGVSSGWFDVGLSGLGVKQSIDLKEQIVGKKFDAVFCSDLKRAIDSANLTFKGIVPIVIDERLRECNYGKFNAQSSEIVEPMQEKCISEPFPEGESYEDVKNRISNFVSFLKDDYDGKTVAIVAHKAPQLALDVLLKGKSWEQAFAEDWRKRKAWQPGWDYVIE, encoded by the coding sequence ATGTCGATAAACATTACTTATTTCGTTCATGGCACTACAACAGACAATGAAAAAGGGGTGTCGTCTGGTTGGTTTGATGTTGGCTTATCAGGCTTAGGCGTCAAGCAGTCAATTGATCTCAAAGAGCAAATCGTGGGTAAGAAGTTTGATGCAGTGTTCTGCTCCGATTTAAAACGAGCCATTGACTCTGCAAACTTGACTTTCAAGGGGATCGTGCCGATCGTAATAGACGAGCGGTTAAGAGAGTGCAATTATGGAAAATTTAACGCTCAATCATCAGAAATTGTCGAGCCCATGCAAGAAAAGTGCATTTCCGAGCCATTTCCAGAAGGCGAGAGTTACGAGGATGTTAAAAATCGTATATCCAATTTCGTCAGTTTCCTAAAAGATGACTATGATGGCAAAACTGTGGCTATAGTTGCTCACAAAGCGCCGCAATTAGCGCTTGATGTATTACTCAAGGGTAAATCATGGGAGCAGGCGTTTGCGGAAGATTGGCGCAAAAGAAAAGCTTGGCAACCGGGTTGGGATTATGTTATTGAATAA
- a CDS encoding patatin-like phospholipase family protein, translating to MKIGLALSSGGVLGAAHAGVIESLEKNHIKINSVCGTSVGAIAGVLYAAKGSDGIDEFFVQLDKLGIFTFKNVIRLRRPERIFKQLEEIIRKIVKVDRFDQLPIHFSCVATDIISGEVKLFTTGDPVKCVIASAAYPGLFPIQKVGEHHYIDGGISLNLPVSPLKDQGVGFVIVSSVYKLADFNKQLRRPSRVQIASRAFDIMESRINAYELDKADFVFTPMVQEFSWYDFSQMPRIRETGRLYAHERVKDLVKQLEKKS from the coding sequence ATGAAAATTGGATTAGCGTTAAGTAGTGGGGGAGTTCTGGGCGCGGCACACGCCGGTGTGATTGAAAGTCTAGAGAAAAATCACATCAAAATAAACAGTGTTTGCGGTACATCGGTAGGTGCAATCGCGGGCGTTTTATACGCTGCGAAAGGTAGTGATGGTATAGATGAATTTTTTGTCCAACTGGATAAGCTGGGCATTTTTACGTTTAAGAACGTCATCCGCCTGCGCCGTCCGGAAAGAATATTCAAACAACTGGAAGAAATTATTCGCAAGATTGTAAAAGTTGATCGATTTGACCAGCTGCCAATTCATTTTTCGTGTGTTGCTACCGATATTATTAGCGGTGAGGTTAAATTGTTTACTACCGGAGATCCGGTTAAGTGCGTCATCGCTTCGGCCGCGTATCCGGGGTTATTCCCAATACAAAAAGTGGGTGAGCATCACTATATAGATGGGGGAATCAGCCTAAACTTGCCTGTTAGCCCATTAAAAGATCAAGGAGTTGGTTTTGTGATCGTATCATCGGTATATAAACTAGCGGATTTTAATAAACAACTGCGTCGCCCCAGCCGAGTGCAAATTGCCTCGCGCGCGTTTGATATTATGGAAAGCCGTATCAACGCTTACGAGCTAGACAAGGCAGATTTTGTCTTTACACCGATGGTACAAGAGTTCAGTTGGTATGACTTTTCGCAAATGCCTCGGATTCGTGAAACCGGCCGGCTTTACGCCCACGAACGAGTTAAGGATTTGGTTAAGCAATTAGAAAAGAAATCGTGA
- a CDS encoding methyltransferase domain-containing protein: MKSEKLYQKYSNGRHWENHPTVYAETFAKFLKEVGFGGLLVDIGCGNGRDVDCFVKMGFRSIGVDNKTDEVALSRKNYPELTFEVQDVEKLKLADNSVDAFYMINVIHYVDKEKAISEIVRALKPNGYFFVHFNIEISDKTGKVDYSYKLEDVAGLTAKFSLIDQVVFERTDYVPVEHKHKVLELIIQKPS, translated from the coding sequence ATGAAATCAGAAAAACTTTACCAAAAATATTCTAATGGACGTCATTGGGAAAACCACCCAACCGTGTATGCCGAGACTTTTGCGAAATTTCTCAAAGAGGTTGGCTTTGGCGGATTATTAGTCGATATTGGATGTGGAAATGGGCGCGACGTAGATTGTTTTGTCAAAATGGGATTTCGTTCCATCGGGGTCGACAACAAAACCGATGAGGTTGCCCTGTCGCGTAAAAATTACCCGGAGTTAACGTTTGAAGTTCAAGATGTAGAAAAATTGAAACTTGCTGACAATTCGGTAGATGCGTTTTATATGATTAATGTAATCCACTACGTGGATAAAGAAAAAGCGATCTCGGAGATTGTTAGAGCGCTAAAACCAAACGGCTATTTCTTTGTTCATTTTAATATCGAAATATCTGACAAAACTGGTAAAGTCGATTATTCGTATAAACTAGAAGATGTGGCGGGATTAACTGCAAAATTTAGCCTCATTGATCAAGTTGTATTCGAACGGACTGACTACGTACCTGTTGAGCATAAGCATAAGGTATTAGAGTTGATTATTCAAAAGCCATCATAA
- a CDS encoding GIY-YIG nuclease family protein: MYYVYFLMQNDSHIYTGSASDLKRRVGQHNQGGVTSTKFKRPLTLIGYECYALKTDAQRRERFLKTTEGKRLLKQQYRDIITKLNGDVA, from the coding sequence ATGTACTATGTTTATTTTTTAATGCAAAACGACAGTCATATTTATACTGGTAGTGCCAGCGATTTAAAAAGACGCGTTGGTCAACATAATCAAGGTGGCGTAACGTCGACAAAATTCAAGCGACCATTAACCTTAATCGGGTACGAGTGCTACGCGCTTAAAACCGATGCACAGAGGCGCGAAAGATTTCTAAAAACGACTGAGGGGAAGCGGTTACTAAAACAGCAATATCGTGATATAATAACGAAGTTAAATGGAGACGTCGCATAG
- a CDS encoding YidC/Oxa1 family membrane protein insertase: MIKLFTTILYTPMFNFLVFLMAIMPGHELGWAIIILTLIIRIVLLPVTVHTARVQVRMRLLQPKIDELRAKHKEDKALQSQALMALYKEEGVSPFSSCLPMIVQLVILVVLYQVFRNGLTTAHFDQLYSFTLRPSDVNTNFFGINLAKPDLYILPIIAGLTQYWQTKVTFIPNNNPDDPTAAFSKQMIYLAPLITLIIARSLPAALPLYWAVTNLFGVAQQQYVLKKQGLTLQELQKEATRTEKTIDKAEKTTSSAPTSSAPVKVEKKKGGVTVTVKKK; encoded by the coding sequence ATGATCAAATTATTCACCACCATTTTATACACACCAATGTTCAATTTTTTGGTATTTTTGATGGCAATTATGCCGGGACACGAGCTGGGATGGGCTATCATCATTCTTACCTTAATAATCCGCATCGTACTTTTGCCGGTTACAGTTCACACCGCTCGGGTTCAGGTGAGAATGAGATTGCTGCAACCAAAGATAGACGAGCTACGCGCTAAGCACAAAGAAGACAAAGCTCTGCAGTCTCAGGCGTTAATGGCGCTGTATAAAGAAGAGGGCGTTAGCCCGTTCTCAAGTTGTTTGCCGATGATCGTACAGCTGGTAATTTTGGTGGTGTTGTACCAAGTCTTCCGTAACGGTTTAACTACCGCGCATTTTGATCAGCTCTATTCGTTCACCTTGCGCCCGTCAGACGTAAATACTAACTTTTTTGGCATCAATCTAGCTAAACCAGATCTGTACATTTTACCTATCATTGCCGGGCTAACTCAGTACTGGCAAACCAAAGTAACCTTTATCCCGAACAACAATCCAGACGATCCAACAGCGGCGTTTTCGAAACAAATGATTTATTTGGCGCCGTTAATCACCTTAATAATTGCCCGTAGTTTGCCGGCCGCCCTGCCGCTTTACTGGGCGGTGACCAACTTGTTTGGCGTGGCTCAACAGCAATATGTGCTTAAAAAACAGGGTTTGACGCTTCAAGAGCTGCAAAAAGAAGCCACCCGAACTGAAAAGACAATTGATAAAGCCGAAAAAACAACCTCGAGTGCGCCCACTTCATCTGCCCCGGTGAAGGTGGAGAAGAAAAAAGGCGGCGTTACGGTTACGGTGAAGAAAAAATAA
- the yidD gene encoding membrane protein insertion efficiency factor YidD — protein MLKKIYLLPRKIVLMLIVIYQYTLSPDHSWVRVFYPSGVCRFTPTCSQYTYQAVAKYGIVKGVRLGTARILRCNPWHEVGHDPVP, from the coding sequence ATGTTAAAAAAAATATATCTTTTGCCACGGAAAATTGTATTGATGCTGATCGTTATCTATCAGTACACTTTGTCGCCTGACCACAGCTGGGTAAGGGTATTTTATCCCAGTGGCGTTTGTCGGTTTACCCCAACGTGCAGCCAATACACCTATCAGGCAGTGGCAAAATATGGTATTGTTAAGGGCGTACGATTGGGAACGGCCCGAATTTTAAGATGTAACCCTTGGCACGAGGTTGGCCACGATCCAGTTCCATAA
- the rnpA gene encoding ribonuclease P protein component: MVSRKYRLQSNRDVRRVQQKGKKLSGRNLRIQILPNRSGHIRFTVIVGTKTIKHATDRNRVKRQIRAQFDQFIKDNPALAFDLCVYVSNYGAGVDIKQECMELFGQIQKV, encoded by the coding sequence ATGGTCAGTCGAAAATATCGATTGCAAAGTAACCGCGATGTGCGTCGGGTACAGCAAAAAGGCAAAAAGCTGTCCGGGCGCAATTTACGTATCCAAATTTTACCAAATCGCTCCGGGCACATTAGATTCACGGTTATCGTGGGCACTAAAACCATCAAGCACGCCACGGATCGTAACAGAGTCAAGCGCCAAATTCGTGCTCAATTTGATCAATTTATCAAAGATAATCCAGCTCTAGCATTCGATTTGTGTGTTTATGTTAGCAACTACGGCGCCGGTGTGGATATTAAGCAAGAGTGCATGGAACTTTTTGGGCAAATCCAAAAAGTTTAA
- the rpmH gene encoding 50S ribosomal protein L34 produces MFLNYKHKNVKSKKDHGFLARMSNKDGQNVLQRRRNKGRAKLTV; encoded by the coding sequence ATGTTTCTAAATTATAAACACAAGAACGTCAAATCTAAAAAGGATCACGGCTTTTTGGCGCGTATGTCCAATAAAGACGGTCAAAACGTACTACAAAGACGTCGAAACAAAGGTCGCGCTAAGTTAACTGTGTAG
- the dnaA gene encoding chromosomal replication initiator protein DnaA: MIDNEKLWQTALGEFEVSLSKGNYTTWFRGSFIYKIDDHLATIGVFNNFSLEWLRKKFHQQIIDTLNKLTKGQVTEVEYMVASKDEQPKHINSSPLINNPVDKKATPVNPTLTPLSKPQLNAKYTFDHYIVGNSNRMAHAAAEAVADNPGHAYNPLFIWGGVGLGKTHLIQAIAHRVLQKDSNKKVVYTTSEQFTNSFVDSLRKGKANEFKHLYRGVDVLIIDDIQFIAGKEAVQEEFFHTFNALHQQNSQIIITSDRIPKAIPTLEDRLSSRFEMGLIVDINLPDVETRTAIIKSACEEKGFEITDEIVNYLAVRISRNIREIEGAVNRLVAYCGLSNIEPTEALIESTLQQYLNNEETKQVTANKIIKMVASFYNITVDQILGQRRTKDLVHPRQVAMHLLRSELNISLPNVGKEMGGKDHTTVMYACNKIEKELLKNNTLQQEIATLKERLYSV, translated from the coding sequence ATGATCGACAACGAAAAATTATGGCAAACCGCTCTGGGAGAGTTTGAGGTTAGCTTAAGTAAAGGCAACTACACCACCTGGTTTAGGGGCTCGTTTATTTATAAAATTGATGATCACTTGGCCACGATAGGCGTATTCAATAACTTCTCTCTTGAATGGCTGCGGAAGAAATTTCATCAGCAGATTATTGATACTCTTAACAAGCTAACCAAAGGACAGGTTACCGAAGTTGAATACATGGTGGCTAGTAAAGACGAGCAGCCAAAGCACATCAATAGTTCTCCACTTATCAACAACCCTGTGGATAAAAAAGCGACCCCTGTTAACCCAACATTAACACCGTTGAGCAAACCGCAATTGAACGCGAAATACACCTTTGACCACTACATTGTCGGCAACAGCAACCGCATGGCACACGCCGCCGCCGAAGCAGTAGCAGACAATCCCGGCCACGCTTACAACCCGTTATTTATTTGGGGTGGCGTTGGTTTGGGAAAAACTCACTTAATCCAAGCTATCGCGCATCGTGTGTTGCAAAAAGACAGCAATAAGAAGGTGGTCTATACCACTTCGGAACAGTTTACTAACAGCTTTGTAGATTCATTAAGAAAAGGTAAAGCGAACGAATTTAAGCACCTTTATCGGGGCGTCGACGTTCTTATCATCGACGATATTCAATTTATTGCCGGCAAAGAAGCGGTGCAAGAGGAATTTTTTCACACCTTTAACGCCCTGCACCAACAAAACAGTCAGATCATTATCACTTCTGATCGAATCCCCAAAGCCATTCCCACATTAGAAGATCGCTTGTCATCTCGCTTCGAAATGGGATTGATTGTGGATATCAATTTACCCGATGTCGAAACCAGAACCGCTATTATTAAATCTGCATGCGAAGAAAAGGGATTTGAGATTACCGATGAAATCGTGAATTATTTGGCGGTTAGAATATCGCGGAATATTCGCGAAATCGAGGGAGCAGTAAACCGATTGGTAGCTTATTGTGGATTAAGCAACATTGAGCCAACCGAAGCTTTAATCGAATCCACCTTACAGCAATATCTAAACAACGAAGAAACCAAACAAGTAACCGCCAACAAAATCATCAAAATGGTTGCATCGTTTTATAACATCACCGTTGATCAGATTTTGGGCCAACGTCGCACCAAAGACTTGGTGCACCCTCGCCAGGTAGCAATGCACTTACTTAGATCAGAACTAAACATCTCATTACCAAACGTAGGCAAAGAGATGGGTGGTAAAGATCATACTACGGTAATGTATGCCTGTAATAAGATTGAAAAAGAATTGCTTAAAAACAATACACTTCAACAAGAAATAGCTACTTTGAAAGAAAGATTGTATTCGGTATAG
- the dnaN gene encoding DNA polymerase III subunit beta produces MKVVVTQENLHKAMNAISRVVSNRVSLPILGNVLLQTDNGRLKLSATDLEIGLTTQIGAKVESDGAITVPCRAFNEFVGSVFDSTITLETSELILKLSSERNKANLRGVDAEEYPVIPSVDKKSDLSVTAAEFLSALKQVTIAAATDDTRPVLAGILLNWSEDQLILAATDSYRLAEKRLKLAEKVAEEKAVIVPIRCVNELIRVLSGYTQEKVSITIKDNQILFAFGDVEIVSRLIDGKYPDYVKIIPDKKTTTITVSAELFRQTLRSASIFAKESANTAKLVFNTAGTLAIKSTASNLGDTETTAAVEVDGEDVEANFNIKYLLDAVSVITDEKVEFGLSGKFSAALLVGVGSPDFRYVIMPLKTE; encoded by the coding sequence ATGAAGGTCGTAGTTACACAAGAAAACCTACATAAAGCGATGAACGCCATTAGTCGGGTGGTTAGTAACCGCGTTAGCCTGCCAATTTTAGGAAACGTTTTGTTACAAACCGATAACGGTCGGCTTAAATTATCGGCTACCGATCTTGAAATCGGCTTGACCACTCAAATTGGGGCCAAGGTTGAATCCGACGGGGCCATCACTGTGCCGTGTCGCGCCTTTAATGAATTTGTTGGCTCGGTGTTTGATTCCACCATCACCTTGGAAACATCAGAGTTGATTCTAAAGCTGTCCAGCGAACGTAATAAAGCTAATCTACGCGGTGTGGATGCGGAAGAATATCCGGTTATCCCAAGTGTGGATAAAAAGTCCGACTTATCGGTTACCGCCGCCGAATTCCTATCTGCCCTCAAACAAGTAACCATTGCCGCTGCCACCGACGATACACGTCCGGTATTGGCGGGGATATTGCTGAATTGGAGTGAGGATCAGCTTATTCTGGCCGCAACCGACAGTTATCGCCTGGCCGAAAAGAGATTAAAGTTGGCCGAAAAGGTAGCCGAGGAGAAAGCGGTCATTGTGCCGATTCGCTGCGTTAACGAGCTAATTCGAGTGCTATCCGGTTACACGCAAGAGAAGGTTAGCATTACCATTAAAGATAATCAGATTCTGTTTGCGTTTGGCGATGTTGAAATTGTGTCGCGTTTAATTGACGGCAAATATCCCGACTACGTCAAAATCATTCCTGACAAAAAAACCACCACTATTACCGTGAGCGCCGAGTTGTTTCGCCAAACATTACGTTCGGCCAGTATTTTCGCCAAAGAATCGGCCAATACCGCTAAATTAGTATTTAACACAGCAGGCACGTTGGCAATTAAATCGACCGCTTCGAATTTAGGTGATACCGAAACCACCGCGGCGGTAGAGGTGGATGGGGAAGACGTAGAAGCGAATTTTAATATCAAATATCTGCTAGACGCGGTCAGCGTGATTACCGATGAAAAGGTAGAGTTTGGGCTGTCCGGCAAGTTCTCTGCCGCCCTGCTGGTTGGCGTCGGTTCACCAGACTTTAGATATGTAATAATGCCGCTTAAAACAGAGTAG
- a CDS encoding DNA replication/repair protein RecF: MITNLTLKNWRCYSDASFDFGQTTVILGPNGVGKTNIIEAIYYLSTARSFRTIHDKDLIKAKAPFAQISSGPVQITIVDGLKIQKQLKVHQKPARMLQILGVQPSVLFTPESMALANGSPSLRRLFMDVVLSQTDLVYARQLIEYQRALRQRNLLLHQIKLGTSSTESLKMWDELLVTCAIPIVLARKKFVNQMAGINQYYRQISQSAGELSVNYLCSIERHGAVVETEAALTSRFHQRLIDRRVAEMQSARTLVGPHRDDLEILLDQNLLATFGSRGQMRTAVVALKLFEFEYMKSQSDRVPTLLFDDVFSEFDLTHRRQMLDLALGAQIIFTATDLSGLGELGKEVKIINLGA; the protein is encoded by the coding sequence ATGATAACAAATTTAACTCTAAAAAATTGGAGATGCTACTCTGACGCTAGTTTTGACTTTGGTCAAACTACGGTAATTTTGGGACCAAACGGGGTGGGCAAAACAAACATCATTGAGGCAATTTATTATTTATCCACCGCGCGTTCGTTTCGTACTATTCATGACAAAGATTTAATCAAGGCCAAAGCGCCTTTTGCCCAAATTTCTTCGGGCCCGGTGCAAATTACTATCGTTGATGGTCTAAAAATCCAAAAACAGCTTAAAGTGCATCAAAAACCGGCGCGGATGTTGCAAATTTTAGGGGTGCAACCGTCGGTGCTGTTTACCCCGGAAAGTATGGCGCTTGCAAACGGCTCACCGAGCTTAAGACGGCTTTTTATGGATGTGGTGCTGTCCCAGACCGATTTGGTTTATGCGCGCCAACTGATCGAATATCAGCGTGCTCTACGGCAGCGCAACTTACTACTACATCAAATTAAGCTAGGTACGTCCTCAACCGAATCGCTTAAAATGTGGGATGAGTTGTTGGTAACGTGTGCCATTCCGATTGTGCTGGCGCGTAAAAAATTTGTAAATCAGATGGCAGGCATCAACCAGTACTATCGCCAAATTAGCCAAAGTGCCGGCGAGCTATCAGTTAATTATTTGTGTTCGATTGAGAGGCATGGGGCGGTGGTTGAAACCGAAGCGGCGCTAACCTCGCGATTTCATCAGCGTTTAATTGATCGCCGGGTAGCCGAAATGCAAAGTGCACGCACGTTGGTTGGCCCGCACCGAGACGATCTGGAAATTTTACTGGATCAGAATTTGCTGGCGACGTTTGGCTCACGCGGGCAAATGCGCACCGCGGTAGTGGCGCTAAAGTTGTTTGAGTTTGAATATATGAAATCTCAGTCTGATAGGGTGCCAACATTGTTGTTTGATGATGTTTTTTCCGAATTTGACTTAACACACCGCCGCCAGATGTTAGATTTGGCGCTTGGTGCTCAAATAATCTTCACCGCCACTGATCTAAGCGGGTTAGGGGAGTTGGGGAAAGAAGTAAAGATTATAAACTTAGGGGCGTAA